Within the Pseudonocardia alni genome, the region AGCAGCGGGGTGACCGACGCGGCGAGCGCGGGCGCGACCCGCGGCGCGAGGAGACCGAGGAGCGCCCCGGCGAGGATCGCGGCCAGGTACAGCGCGACCTGGTGGCGGTCCCACCAGGCGACGAGCCGGCTCAGTCGGTGCCCCCGGCCGAGCGGTACGCCGACTGCACGGCCGGGCCGAGGTCGGCGCCGTGGGAGACGTCGGGGGAGTCCCCGCCCTGCTGGTAGCCACCGGTGACGGCCAGGATCTCCGAGTCGTCCGGGCCGGTCGGCCACAGGCCGCCGCTGGAACCCTGGTCGAGGCCGGGCCGGTCGAGCTGCCACTGGTCCTCGTCGAGCGTCCCGGCGGTGCCGGACACCGTCGTCGCGTCCGCGTCGCCGTCGGCGACGCAGTGCGCGGCGGTGACGACGAGGTCGCCGGTGGTGGACTCGACCACCGAGGCGGAGCAGAAGTGGTCACCGGGGTCCTCGGCCGGCCCGTCGAACAGGGCGCCGGTCGCGGGCCGCGCGAGCGCGGCGCCGAGCAGCCCGGGTACGTGCCACCGCGGGCGGGAGGGGCCGTGGCCGGGCCGGGTGTCGGTCCGCACGTCCACCTCCCACGCTCGTCCCGCTGACCGGATCAACGGTAGAGGGCACTCCTGTGATCCGTCGGCCGGACCGCTGTGACGCGCTGCGAATCCCGGTCCGGTCGGTGGCCGGCCCCGCCCGCGGGCGGACCGGTGGCCGGTGTCCGACGACCGGTCCGGCGTGTCCGTCTGCGTGTCGTCGTTGCGTCGACGGTGGGAGCCGACCGTGCCCCGACCGGCTCACCTGGTGATGCTCCGAGTGGGTCATCAGCTCTGATGAGGTCGTGTAGCGACCGTAGCCGCCGCCACGACACAGGGGCCGTCGGGAGCGCAGAGGCCCCGGCGACGACGGCCCGGGGACGGGCGGAGCGGTGGAGGCAGTCATGGCGCGTCGGATCGGGGAGCACGGAGCACGGGTGGGCGGACGGCGCCTGCTGGCGGCCGCGCTGGTGGCGGCGGTCGGGTTCGTCCCGCTCGTCGCCGGGACCGCCGCCGCCGCCGACGGCGTCCGGGTCTCCGACGACCAGATCCCGGCGTGCGGCGCGACGGTGAGCCCGACCGGGTACTGCACGGCTGTCCGCAACGCCGGTACGGCCGCCGTCGTCGACGATGCCAGGGCCCGCACCGGACACGGCTACCTGCGCCTGGACACCCCCGGCGGCGGTGACAAGGTCACCGTGTACGCCCAGGCCTTCGACGGGCGCAAGCTCTCGGAGATCACCGACCTCGAGTACCAGACCCTCGTCGAGCAGGTGGGCGGCCCGCAGCAGGCACCCGCCCTGAACATCCCGGTCAACCCGATGAAGGACGGCTCGACCTTCACGACCCTGGTGTTCGAGCCGGTCTACACCGGAACCGCCCCGGTGCAGACCGGGGCGTGGCAGACGTGGCCCGCGTCGAGCACCCCCGCGGGCAGCGGCGGCTGGTGGGCCAGCGGCAGCATCACCGGCACCGGCACGCCGAACCGGTACGGCTTCGACACCTACACCGCCGACTTCGCCGCGGTGAAGGCCGCGCTGCCCGACGCCGTCGTCATCGGCGGGATCGGGATCAACCAGGGCAGCGGCAACCCGGGGCTGCGCTCGGGCGTCGACAACCTGCGGATCAACGGCACCACGGTGGACTTCGACAACCCGGTCGTCCCGACCGCGCTCGCCGCAACCGGCGGCAACGGGCAGAGCGCCCAGGTCCGCACCGTCTTCGCCCAGCCGCTGTCGGCCACCCTCACCGGAGCGGGCAACGCCCCGGTGGCGGGCCAGAACGTCACCTTCACGGTGACCGGCGGCAGCGCCGCCTTCCCCGGCGGGGCCACCGCCACCGCCACCACCGGCGCCGACGGCGTCGCCACCGGCCCGGCACTGTCCGCCGGTGACACCGCGGGCCCGGTGACGGTCACCGCCACCGCCGGCACGATGAGCACCACGTTCGCCCTCACCGTGACCCCCGCGCCGGTGATCCCGCGGGAGGCCGACCTCTCGATCAGGCTCGGCGTGCCGGGCACGATGAAGGCGGGCACCACCGCCCCCGTCACCGTGACCATCCGCAACGCGGGCCCGGCCACCGCGACCCGGGTCGCCGGTGCCGTCACCCTCCCGACCGGTCTGCGGGCCACCGCGGCCCAGGGCGGGATCGTCAGCGGCGGCCGCAGCGTCGCCTACCTGGTCCCGAGCATCGCCGCGGGCACCGAGCGGACCTTCACGATCACCGTGACCGTGGACCGCACGGCGGCCGGGGTGCGGACCCTCGACGCGGGCGTCGCCCCGTCGCAGGTCCGTGACCCGAAGCTCGCCAACAACGCCACACGGGTGACCACGACCGTCGTGCGCTGACCCCGGGGCCCCGGCGGGCGGGTCGCGGCGCACGGGTGCCGCGACCCGCCCGTCACCCGTTCCCGGGTGCGGATCTGATACCTCTGTGCGTACCGGCCGCCCCTGCCGGGGTGCGGTGGGCCGGCGACGAACGGGAGTGGCATGGACGCGGACGTGATCGTCGTCGGGGCCGGGCTGGCCGGTCTGGTCGCCACCCACGAGCTGACCCGGCGGGGCCGCCGGGTCGCCGTCGTCGACCAGGAGGGGCCGGTCGACCTGGGCGGGCAGGCGTGGTGGTCCTTCGGCGGCATCTTCCTCGTCGACAGCCCCGAGCAGCGCCGCATGCGGGTGCACGACTCGGTCGAGCTGGCCTGGAGCGACTGGCAGGGCAGCGCCGGCTTCGACCGCCTCGACGACGAGGACACCCACGCCGCGCGCTGGGCCCGCGCCTACGTCGAGTTCGCCGCGGGGGAGAAGCGCGCCTACCTCACCGAGCTGGGCATCTCCTTCCTCCCCACGGTCGGCTGGGCCGAGCGCGGCGACCTCACCGCCACCGGCCACGGCAATTCCGTGCCCCGCTTCCACGTGAGCTGGGGGACCGGTACGGGCGTCGTCGGACCGTTCGTCGACTCCGCCCTGCGCGCCGCCGAGGCCGGGCTGGTGACCTTCCACCACCGGCACCGCGTCGACGGGCTGGTCCGCACCGACGGCGCCGTCACCGGCGTCCGCGGCGCCGTCCTCGCCCCGGACGACTCGCCGCGCGGCGCACCCAGCAACCGCGACGTGACCGGGGAGTTCACCCTCTCCGCGCCCGCGGTCGTCCTGGCCACCGGCGGGATCGGCGCGAACCACGAGATGGTCCGCCGGTACTGGCCCGGGCGGATGGGCACCCCGCCGTCGTCGATGATCACCGGGGTGCCCGCCTATGTGGACGGCCGGATGCTCGACATCGCCGCCGACGCGGGTGTGCGGCTGGTCAACCGCGACCGCATGTGGCACTACACCGAGGGCGTCGTGAACTGGGACCCGGTCTGGCCCGGCCACGCCATCCGCATCCTGCCCGGGCCGTCGTCGATGTGGTTCGACGCGCTGGGGCGGCGGCTGCCCGCGCCGTACCTGCCCGGCTACGACACCCTCGGCACCCTGCGCCACCTGCGCACCACCCCGGACATCGCGCCCTACGACCACTCCTGGTTCGTGCTCACCCAGAAGATCGTCGAGAAGGAGTTCGCGCTGTCGGGCTCCGAGCAGAACCCCGACATCACCTCCGGTCGCCGCAGTGCCTTCCTCCGCGAACGGCTGCTCAGCCGGGGTGCGCCCGGCCCGGTCGAGGCGTTCACGACCCACGGGGAGGACTTCGTCGTCGCCGACACCCTCGACGAGCTCGTCGCGGGGATGAACGCCCTCACCGACGCCCCGCCGCTCGACCCGGCCCTGATCCGCGGCCAGATCGAGGCCCGTGACCGGCAGCTGGCCCACCCCTACAGCAAGGACGCCCAGGTCCAGGGCATCCACAACGCCCGCCGCTCGCTCGGTGACCGGATCGGGCGGGTCGCGGCGCCGCACCGGATCCTCGACCCCGCCGCCGGTCCGCTGATCGGGGTGAAGCTGCACGTGCTGACCCGCAAGACCCTCGGCGGGATCCAGACCGACCTCGACTCCCGCGCCCTCGACGCCCACGGCGAACCGATCCCCGGGCTCTACGCGGCGGGGGAGGCCGCCGGGTTCGGCGGGGGCGGGGTGCACGGGTACAACGCGCTGGAGGGCACGTTCCTCGGTGGCTGCATCTTCTCCGGCCGGGCCGCCGGCCGGAGCCTGGCGGGAACCGCCTGAACCCGGTCTCTCACTGAGCGAGAGTCGCCTTCCCGGACGGTGGCCTCGCGACGGATGCTCGGCTCCTCGACGACGAGGGGAGCAGCGGTGACCGGTGCCGAGAACCGCACGGTCCGGGTGGCGGGCCGCCACCGGGAGTCCGACGGCGTGGTGTCGCTGGAGCTGGTCGCCGCCGACGGCGGGCGGCTGCCGGACTGGACCCCCGGTGCGCACGTCGACCTCGTCCTGCCCGGCGGGCACACCCGCCAGTACTCGCTGTGCGGGGACCGGTGGGACGCCCACCGCTACCGCGTCGCCGTACTGCGCGAGCCCGCCGGACGCGGCGGCTCGGGCTGGGTCCACGACCGCCTCGCGGTCGGGGACGAGATCGGTCTCGGCGGGCCGCGCAACAACTTCCCGCTGGTCCCGGCCCCGCGCTACCTGTTCGTCGCGGGCGGCATCGGGATCACCCCGATCCTGCCGATGATCACCACGGCGGACCTGCTCGGCGCGGACTGGGCGCTGCTCTACGGCGGCCGTACCCGCGCATCGATGGCGTTCACCCGTGAGCTCGCGGTCCACGCGGACCGGGTCCGGATCGTTCCGCAGGACGAGCACGGCCTGCTCGACCTCCCCGGCTTCCTGGGGCGGCCCACCCCGGACACCCGGGTGTACGGCTGCGGTCCCGCCCCGCTGCTCGCGGCGCTGGCCGAGACCACGGCCGGGTGGCCGTCGCACACGGTGCGGACCGAGCGCTTCGTCCCGCGCGCGACCGGCCCGGTCCGCGACACCGCCTTCGCGGTCCACCTCGCCCGCCGCGGGACCGAGGTGACCGTGCCGCCCGGGCGCAGCGTGCTCGACGCGGTCGCCGACGCCGGCGTCGACGTCCTGTCCTCCTGCAGGCAGGGCACCTGCGGGACCTGCGAGACGACCGTGCTGGCGGGCGAGCCGGACCACCGCGACTCCGTCCTCGACGACGACGAGCGCGCCGCCGCCGACTGCATGCTCGTCTGCGTCTCGCGCTCGGTCGGCCCGCGACTGGTCCTCGACCTCTGAGCCGTACCCCGACCCGATCCGACCGGAAGGCAGCGCCCATGACGGCCGCGCTCGACCACCTGCCCACCACCGACGTCGACCCGTTCGCCCCCGAGGTCCTCACCGACCCGCTCGCGTTCCACGAGGAACTCCGCGCCGCGGGCCCGCTGGTCCGGCTCACCCGCTACGACGTGCTCGCCCTCGGCCGCTACACCGATGTCCGGGCCGCGCTCGTCGACTGGCAGTCCTTCCGTTCCGGGGCCGGGGTCGGGATGCTGAACTTCCACACCGAACCACCGTGGCGGCCGCCGTCGCTGCTGCTGGAGGCCGATCCGCCGCACCACGACGCGCCCCGCCGCGTGCTCGGGAAGGTCCTCGGCCCCCGGGCGTTGCGCGTGCTGCGGGAGCGCTGGGCGGCCGACGCCGAGATCCTCGTCGACGAGGTGCTGGCCGGCGGGTACGAGTTCGACGCCGTCCCCGCCGTCGCCGAGGCGTTCCCGCTGCGCGTGTTCCCCGACGCCGTCGGGCTGCCCGAGCAGGGCCGGGAGAACCTGCTGCCCTACGGCGACCTGCTGTTCAACGCCTTCGGCCCGCGCAACGCGCTGCTGGAGGAGAAGCTTCCGCGGCTCGGGGAGCTCTCGGCCTGGGTGAACGCCCAGTGCGCCCGCGACGCCCTGGCCGGGGAGGGGTTCGGTGCCGACATCTGGGCCGCCGCCGACCGCGGCGACATCACCGCCGAGCAGGCTCCGCTGGTCGTGCGGTCGCTCCTGTCGGCCGGGGTCGACACCACCGTCACCGGGCTCGCGGCGGTGCTGCACGCCGTCGCCCGGTACCCGGATCAGTGGGCGCGGCTGCGCGCCGACCCCGGGCTCGCCCGGGTCGCGTTCGACGAGGCGGTCCGCTGGGAGTCACCGGTACAGACCTTCTTCCGCACGACGGCGACCGACACCGAGCTCGCCGGCGTGCGGGTCCCGGCCGGGCGCAAGGTGCTGATGTTCCTCGGCTCGGCGAACCGGGACCCTCGGCACTGGGGCCCCGGCGCGGGCACCTTCGACCTCGACCGTGACCCGTCGGGCCACGTCGGGTTCGGGATGGGGCTGCACCAGTGCGTCGGCCAGCACGTCGCCCGGCTGGAGGCCGAGGCGGTGCTGGCCGCGCTCGCCGCGCGGGTCGCGACGATCACCCCCGCCGGGCCACCGCGCCGACGGCCGAACAACACCATGCGCGCCTGGGCGTCGATGCCG harbors:
- a CDS encoding PDR/VanB family oxidoreductase yields the protein MTGAENRTVRVAGRHRESDGVVSLELVAADGGRLPDWTPGAHVDLVLPGGHTRQYSLCGDRWDAHRYRVAVLREPAGRGGSGWVHDRLAVGDEIGLGGPRNNFPLVPAPRYLFVAGGIGITPILPMITTADLLGADWALLYGGRTRASMAFTRELAVHADRVRIVPQDEHGLLDLPGFLGRPTPDTRVYGCGPAPLLAALAETTAGWPSHTVRTERFVPRATGPVRDTAFAVHLARRGTEVTVPPGRSVLDAVADAGVDVLSSCRQGTCGTCETTVLAGEPDHRDSVLDDDERAAADCMLVCVSRSVGPRLVLDL
- a CDS encoding FAD-binding dehydrogenase, translating into MDADVIVVGAGLAGLVATHELTRRGRRVAVVDQEGPVDLGGQAWWSFGGIFLVDSPEQRRMRVHDSVELAWSDWQGSAGFDRLDDEDTHAARWARAYVEFAAGEKRAYLTELGISFLPTVGWAERGDLTATGHGNSVPRFHVSWGTGTGVVGPFVDSALRAAEAGLVTFHHRHRVDGLVRTDGAVTGVRGAVLAPDDSPRGAPSNRDVTGEFTLSAPAVVLATGGIGANHEMVRRYWPGRMGTPPSSMITGVPAYVDGRMLDIAADAGVRLVNRDRMWHYTEGVVNWDPVWPGHAIRILPGPSSMWFDALGRRLPAPYLPGYDTLGTLRHLRTTPDIAPYDHSWFVLTQKIVEKEFALSGSEQNPDITSGRRSAFLRERLLSRGAPGPVEAFTTHGEDFVVADTLDELVAGMNALTDAPPLDPALIRGQIEARDRQLAHPYSKDAQVQGIHNARRSLGDRIGRVAAPHRILDPAAGPLIGVKLHVLTRKTLGGIQTDLDSRALDAHGEPIPGLYAAGEAAGFGGGGVHGYNALEGTFLGGCIFSGRAAGRSLAGTA
- a CDS encoding CARDB domain-containing protein, which encodes MGGRRLLAAALVAAVGFVPLVAGTAAAADGVRVSDDQIPACGATVSPTGYCTAVRNAGTAAVVDDARARTGHGYLRLDTPGGGDKVTVYAQAFDGRKLSEITDLEYQTLVEQVGGPQQAPALNIPVNPMKDGSTFTTLVFEPVYTGTAPVQTGAWQTWPASSTPAGSGGWWASGSITGTGTPNRYGFDTYTADFAAVKAALPDAVVIGGIGINQGSGNPGLRSGVDNLRINGTTVDFDNPVVPTALAATGGNGQSAQVRTVFAQPLSATLTGAGNAPVAGQNVTFTVTGGSAAFPGGATATATTGADGVATGPALSAGDTAGPVTVTATAGTMSTTFALTVTPAPVIPREADLSIRLGVPGTMKAGTTAPVTVTIRNAGPATATRVAGAVTLPTGLRATAAQGGIVSGGRSVAYLVPSIAAGTERTFTITVTVDRTAAGVRTLDAGVAPSQVRDPKLANNATRVTTTVVR
- a CDS encoding cytochrome P450, which encodes MTAALDHLPTTDVDPFAPEVLTDPLAFHEELRAAGPLVRLTRYDVLALGRYTDVRAALVDWQSFRSGAGVGMLNFHTEPPWRPPSLLLEADPPHHDAPRRVLGKVLGPRALRVLRERWAADAEILVDEVLAGGYEFDAVPAVAEAFPLRVFPDAVGLPEQGRENLLPYGDLLFNAFGPRNALLEEKLPRLGELSAWVNAQCARDALAGEGFGADIWAAADRGDITAEQAPLVVRSLLSAGVDTTVTGLAAVLHAVARYPDQWARLRADPGLARVAFDEAVRWESPVQTFFRTTATDTELAGVRVPAGRKVLMFLGSANRDPRHWGPGAGTFDLDRDPSGHVGFGMGLHQCVGQHVARLEAEAVLAALAARVATITPAGPPRRRPNNTMRAWASMPLRVTPA